A genomic stretch from Pontivivens ytuae includes:
- a CDS encoding pyruvate dehydrogenase complex E1 component subunit beta produces MATEILMPALSPTMEEGTLAKWNVKEGDEVSSGDVIAEIETDKATMEFEAVDEGVVGKILVAEGSEGVKVNTPIAVLLEDGESADDIKANGAAPAEAPAPQADAPAEVEHASVPASAVPAADVPPTPEPDVPEGTSFKSQTVREALRDAMAEEMRRDETVFLMGEEVAEYQGAYKISQGLLDEFGAKRVIDTPITEHGFTGVGVGAAFGGLNPIVEFMTFNFAMQAIDQIINSAAKTLYMSGGQMGCPITFRGPNGAAARVAAQHSQDYAAWYASIPGLKVVQPYSAADAKGLLKSAIRDPNPVVFLENEILYGKTFDVPELDDFTIPLGKAKIWREGTDVTLVSWGIGMTYVMEAADALKEMGISAEVIDLRSLRPLDMATVIGSVKKTNRCVTVEEGFPVASMSNHIAATIMAEAFDYLDAPVLSCTGKDVPMPYAANLEKLALTTTQEVIDAVRAVTYK; encoded by the coding sequence ATGGCAACCGAAATCCTGATGCCCGCCCTTTCCCCGACGATGGAGGAAGGCACGCTGGCAAAGTGGAACGTGAAGGAAGGCGACGAGGTCTCCTCCGGCGACGTGATCGCGGAGATCGAGACCGACAAGGCCACCATGGAGTTCGAGGCCGTCGACGAGGGCGTCGTCGGCAAGATCCTCGTGGCCGAGGGCAGTGAGGGCGTGAAGGTGAACACGCCGATCGCCGTGCTGCTGGAGGACGGCGAGAGCGCCGATGACATCAAGGCGAACGGTGCCGCCCCGGCGGAAGCCCCTGCCCCGCAGGCCGATGCGCCGGCAGAGGTCGAGCATGCGAGCGTTCCTGCTTCCGCGGTGCCCGCCGCCGATGTGCCCCCGACGCCCGAACCGGATGTGCCCGAGGGCACCAGCTTCAAGTCGCAGACCGTGCGCGAGGCGCTGCGCGACGCGATGGCCGAGGAGATGCGCCGCGACGAGACGGTGTTCCTGATGGGTGAGGAAGTGGCCGAGTACCAGGGCGCCTACAAGATCAGCCAGGGCCTGCTCGACGAGTTCGGCGCGAAGCGCGTCATCGACACCCCGATCACCGAGCACGGCTTCACCGGCGTCGGCGTGGGGGCTGCCTTTGGCGGGCTGAACCCGATCGTGGAGTTCATGACCTTCAACTTCGCCATGCAGGCGATCGACCAGATCATCAACTCCGCCGCCAAGACGCTCTACATGTCCGGCGGCCAGATGGGCTGCCCGATCACCTTCCGCGGCCCCAACGGTGCGGCGGCGCGGGTGGCAGCCCAGCACAGCCAGGACTACGCGGCGTGGTATGCGTCCATTCCGGGCCTCAAGGTCGTCCAGCCCTACTCGGCGGCCGATGCGAAGGGCCTGCTGAAATCGGCGATCCGCGATCCGAACCCGGTGGTCTTCTTGGAAAACGAGATCCTCTACGGCAAGACCTTCGACGTGCCGGAGCTCGACGACTTCACCATCCCGCTCGGCAAGGCGAAGATCTGGCGCGAGGGCACCGACGTGACCCTCGTGAGCTGGGGCATCGGCATGACCTACGTGATGGAGGCGGCGGATGCGCTGAAGGAGATGGGGATCTCGGCGGAGGTCATCGACCTGCGCAGCTTGCGCCCCCTCGACATGGCGACGGTCATCGGCTCGGTGAAGAAGACCAACCGCTGCGTGACGGTGGAGGAAGGCTTCCCGGTCGCGTCCATGTCCAACCACATCGCGGCGACGATCATGGCCGAGGCGTTCGACTATCTCGACGCGCCGGTGCTGAGCTGCACCGGCAAGGACGTTCCGATGCCCTATGCCGCCAATCTCGAAAAGCTCGCGCTCACGACCACCCAGGAGGTGATCGATGCCGTGCGTGCCGTGACCTACAAGTAG
- a CDS encoding FtsB family cell division protein, whose amino-acid sequence MTLLRTITARFPARALGDAVLSFAVLTLIVYFAYAALQGNHGMGRLIEVEQEARDLEVTLARLQDEAAGLTNRTRRLSDDFLDLDLLDERARHVLGYARPDEIVIR is encoded by the coding sequence ATGACCTTGCTTCGCACGATCACCGCCCGGTTTCCGGCGCGCGCCCTGGGCGACGCGGTGCTCTCCTTCGCGGTGCTCACGCTGATCGTCTATTTCGCCTATGCGGCGCTCCAGGGAAATCACGGCATGGGCCGTCTGATCGAGGTGGAGCAGGAGGCGCGCGACCTCGAAGTGACGCTTGCCCGCCTGCAGGATGAGGCGGCGGGGCTCACCAACCGCACGCGCCGCCTGTCGGACGATTTCCTCGACCTCGACCTGCTCGACGAGCGGGCGCGGCACGTCCTGGGCTATGCCCGCCCGGACGAAATCGTCATTCGATAG
- a CDS encoding pyruvate dehydrogenase complex dihydrolipoamide acetyltransferase, producing MPINILMPALSPTMEEGTLAKWNVKEGDEVSSGDVIAEIETDKATMEFEAVDEGKIGKIIVPEGTEGVKVNDPIAVLLEDGESADDIGSAPAPAEPTPSSNVAPAEASEATEPAKGHGRGNGLDHAAPADAGGAAPAPSRADGERVFASPLARRIAKDKGLDLAQIKGSGPKGRVVKADVENAQPQAAAPAKADAPAPQAAAAAAPAQGMAYDTVAKMYADREVEEMKLDGMRKTIAARLSEAKQTVPHFYLRRDIHLDALLKFRSQLNKGLEAKGVKLSVNDFIIKACANALQEVPDCNAVWAGDRILKLKPSDVAVAVAIEGGLFTPVLRDADTKTLSTLSTEMKDLATRARDRKLAPHEYQGGSFAISNLGMMGIENFDAVINPPHASILAVGAGLKKPIVGEDGELTTATVMSVTLSVDHRVIDGALGAEFLAAIKANLEDPIGMLA from the coding sequence ATGCCGATCAACATCCTGATGCCCGCCCTCTCCCCCACGATGGAGGAGGGCACACTCGCGAAATGGAACGTGAAGGAGGGGGACGAGGTCTCCTCCGGCGACGTGATCGCGGAGATCGAGACCGACAAGGCGACGATGGAGTTCGAGGCGGTCGACGAAGGCAAGATCGGCAAGATCATCGTGCCCGAGGGAACCGAAGGCGTGAAGGTCAACGACCCGATCGCCGTGCTGCTGGAGGACGGGGAAAGCGCCGACGATATCGGCAGTGCGCCGGCTCCGGCCGAGCCGACGCCGTCCAGCAATGTGGCCCCGGCCGAGGCGTCGGAGGCGACCGAACCCGCCAAGGGCCATGGCCGCGGCAACGGCCTCGACCACGCCGCTCCGGCTGATGCGGGCGGTGCGGCTCCGGCGCCCAGCCGCGCGGATGGCGAGCGTGTCTTCGCCTCGCCGCTCGCGCGCCGGATCGCGAAGGACAAGGGCCTCGACCTCGCGCAGATCAAGGGCTCCGGTCCCAAGGGACGCGTCGTGAAGGCGGATGTGGAGAATGCGCAGCCGCAGGCCGCCGCCCCGGCGAAGGCCGACGCCCCTGCCCCGCAGGCGGCCGCAGCCGCTGCACCGGCGCAGGGCATGGCCTACGACACGGTCGCCAAGATGTATGCCGACCGCGAAGTGGAGGAGATGAAGCTCGACGGGATGCGCAAGACCATCGCCGCCCGCCTCTCCGAAGCCAAGCAGACGGTCCCGCATTTCTACCTGCGCCGCGACATCCATCTCGACGCGCTGCTGAAATTCCGCTCCCAGCTCAACAAGGGGCTGGAGGCGAAGGGCGTGAAGCTCTCGGTCAACGACTTCATCATCAAGGCCTGCGCGAATGCCCTGCAGGAGGTTCCGGACTGCAACGCGGTCTGGGCCGGCGACCGGATCCTAAAGCTGAAGCCGTCCGACGTCGCGGTGGCCGTCGCCATCGAGGGTGGCCTCTTCACCCCGGTGCTGCGCGACGCGGACACCAAGACGCTGAGCACATTGTCGACGGAGATGAAGGACCTTGCCACCCGCGCCCGCGACCGCAAGCTCGCACCTCACGAATACCAGGGCGGCAGCTTCGCGATCTCCAATCTCGGCATGATGGGGATCGAGAACTTCGACGCCGTCATCAACCCGCCGCACGCCTCGATCCTCGCGGTCGGTGCGGGGCTGAAGAAACCGATCGTCGGGGAGGATGGCGAGCTGACAACGGCGACCGTGATGAGCGTGACGCTCAGCGTCGATCACCGGGTCATCGATGGCGCGCTGGGGGCTGAGTTCTTGGCTGCGATCAAGGCGAACCTCGAAGATCCGATCGGCATGCTTGCCTGA
- a CDS encoding aldo/keto reductase, which translates to MDRTFKLGGDLTIDRIGFGAMRLTGQPGNFGPYPDWEGGKALLTRAADLGVNFFDSARAYGPQHADRLLGEALAERDVVLATKGGIDKFAPDRMKRDASPATLRQQIEDARVNLRRDVIDLFQLHWIDPEVPVETSMEALVQARDDGLIRHIGLSNVDRETLDRALAVGPVASVQNRLNSAERAHEALVDYTAERGIAFIPYGPLGAHPMKHGAALEPVAALAWLLERAPNIVVIPGTTSLAHLEQNASAWSQVQGAV; encoded by the coding sequence ATGGACCGGACCTTCAAGCTTGGCGGCGACCTGACCATCGACCGGATCGGCTTCGGCGCGATGCGCCTGACGGGCCAGCCGGGCAATTTCGGCCCTTATCCCGATTGGGAGGGCGGCAAGGCGCTCCTGACCCGCGCGGCGGATCTGGGCGTGAATTTCTTCGACAGTGCAAGGGCCTATGGACCGCAACATGCCGACCGGCTGCTGGGCGAGGCGCTGGCGGAGCGTGACGTGGTGCTCGCCACCAAGGGCGGGATCGACAAGTTCGCGCCCGACCGCATGAAACGCGACGCCTCGCCCGCCACACTGCGCCAGCAGATCGAGGACGCGCGGGTGAACCTGCGCCGGGACGTGATCGACCTGTTCCAGCTTCACTGGATCGACCCGGAGGTGCCCGTCGAGACCTCGATGGAGGCGCTGGTGCAGGCGCGCGACGACGGGCTGATCCGCCATATCGGCCTGTCCAACGTGGATCGCGAGACGCTCGACCGCGCGCTCGCCGTCGGGCCGGTGGCGAGCGTACAGAATCGGCTCAACAGTGCGGAGCGGGCGCATGAGGCGCTGGTGGACTACACCGCCGAGCGCGGCATCGCCTTCATCCCCTATGGCCCGCTCGGCGCGCATCCGATGAAGCACGGCGCGGCGCTGGAGCCGGTGGCGGCCCTCGCCTGGCTGCTGGAGCGCGCACCCAACATCGTGGTCATCCCCGGCACGACCAGCCTGGCGCATCTGGAGCAGAATGCGAGTGCCTGGTCACAAGTGCAGGGCGCGGTGTGA
- the pdhA gene encoding pyruvate dehydrogenase (acetyl-transferring) E1 component subunit alpha, which yields MATRKTAAKKPNASKEDLLQYYRDMLLIRRFEEKAGQLYGMGLIGGFCHLYIGQEAVVVGLEAAAKEGDSRVTSYRDHGHMLACGMDPKGVMAELTGREGGYSKGKGGSMHMFSEEKKFYGGHGIVGAQVPIGAGLAFANKYRGEDTVCFTYFGDGAANQGQVYETYNMAALWELPCIFVIENNQYAMGTSVKRGTKSASYWERGAAFGIAGEEVDGMDVLAVKEAGEKAVSHCRAGKGPYILEIKTYRYRGHSMSDPAKYRTREEVQKMREERDAIEHVKQLLLTGKHATEDELKDVDKEIKGIVNEAAQFSQDSPEPALEELYTDIYAETIPQDEPA from the coding sequence ATGGCGACCCGCAAGACTGCGGCGAAGAAGCCGAATGCGTCGAAGGAAGACCTGCTTCAATATTACCGCGACATGCTCCTGATCCGCCGGTTCGAGGAGAAGGCCGGCCAGCTCTACGGCATGGGCCTGATCGGCGGGTTCTGCCACCTCTACATCGGACAGGAAGCCGTGGTGGTGGGCCTGGAAGCGGCGGCGAAGGAGGGCGACAGCCGTGTCACCTCCTACCGCGACCACGGGCACATGCTCGCCTGCGGTATGGATCCCAAGGGCGTGATGGCCGAGCTCACGGGCCGCGAGGGCGGCTACTCCAAGGGCAAGGGCGGCTCGATGCACATGTTCTCGGAAGAGAAGAAGTTCTACGGCGGCCACGGCATCGTCGGCGCGCAGGTGCCGATCGGCGCGGGCCTCGCCTTCGCCAACAAGTACCGGGGCGAGGACACGGTCTGCTTCACCTATTTCGGGGACGGTGCGGCCAACCAGGGCCAGGTCTACGAGACCTACAACATGGCCGCCCTCTGGGAGCTGCCCTGCATCTTCGTCATCGAGAACAACCAGTACGCCATGGGCACGTCCGTGAAGCGCGGCACCAAGTCCGCGAGCTACTGGGAGCGGGGTGCCGCCTTCGGCATCGCGGGCGAGGAAGTGGATGGCATGGACGTGCTCGCGGTGAAGGAGGCGGGCGAGAAGGCCGTGTCCCACTGCCGCGCGGGCAAGGGCCCCTACATCCTGGAGATCAAGACCTACCGCTACCGCGGCCACTCCATGTCGGACCCGGCGAAGTACCGCACCCGCGAGGAGGTGCAGAAGATGCGGGAGGAGCGCGACGCGATCGAGCACGTCAAGCAGCTCCTGCTGACCGGCAAGCACGCCACGGAGGACGAGCTCAAGGACGTCGACAAGGAGATCAAGGGCATCGTCAACGAGGCGGCGCAGTTCTCCCAGGACAGCCCGGAGCCCGCGCTCGAAGAGCTCTACACCGACATCTACGCCGAAACGATCCCGCAGGACGAGCCGGCCTGA